One Vicia villosa cultivar HV-30 ecotype Madison, WI linkage group LG5, Vvil1.0, whole genome shotgun sequence genomic window, TTTACCATAATAACTTATATATAGGACTACTCACTAACCATAATTTAGTTGGAACTATTAACTGTAAGAATTTTTTGCAACTTGATCTATTGAGAGACAAGAATTttatccaaaaaaatatataatctaaGAGAAGCAATAAATTAAAATTGCATATATCACTCACTGCTAGCAATACATAAAAAACATGAACAATTATCATGAAAAGTTTAATGagcataaatataattttttttaactcaaataagtaaatataaaaacagaaaacattttaaatttaaGAGTTGAGAACTGTTTCATAATACTAACAAAGAAGGCATCCATGACTCAAGAGTTCCCTATTTCCATCATTGAAACGATAGCGTGGTGGAACAATTATTTTTCTCAATGTTGGCCTTGAAAATATCAAGGAGTCAACAACCTTAGGATGCACTTTTTGGCAGTGTTTCAAATTAATCTCTCGTAGTTGGATGCAGTTTTCTGCCACATGTTTCACTCCCGTATTTGAGACATAAATACAATTTTCAAGTGTCAGTTGCAAAAGCCTGGGACAACTCTTTGAGATCACAAGGAGTTCTGCATTATTAACGTTTGTGTGCGACAAGTTCAATACCTCCAATTTAGGAGCTTCAAAGTTCATTCCAAGTAGCTTCACTTTTGAACAATGAGCTAAGTTCAAATGCCTAATTTTACAACATCTCTTCAAAACTTCACAAATACCTTCAGATATCTTATTGCAATAACTTAAATCAAGTAGTTGTAAATTGGGGAAAATGGAAGCAAATATTATGATGCTTTCATCACTTAACCATGTATTGCCAGCCAAACACAGAGTCTCTAATTGTGGGCTTACAACCATTAAAGAATTAGAATTATCCACGCTCTCTTCCCACATATATTGATATGGATATTTCATTTTGATATTGCTAAGGGAAGGACAGTTTCTAAGGATGTCTAACAAATTTGAACAATTGTCTGTTCTATTGGTAAAGTGTAAAGATTTGAATTTTGGTCTCTCACAGAGAGCATAAACAATACCGACATTGGTAATATTAAAACAATCAAATATGATCACCTCTTCGAGAAATTTACAGTTGTTGAACAAGTGGAAAAGACATTCGTCGGTCATGTAACTATGAGTAGAGAGATTAATCTTGCGGAGTTTGGAAAGTGCCAACGAAAGAGTCTTTATCCCATCAATGAATCTATTTTGATCGTGAAATATTGCAATTCTACCTATATCAACTTCTTCGAGTGAAGGAAAACAATCGGCAATGAGTAACATGTCAGAGATCTTAATAGAATCCATATCGGAACAATTGAGAGATGTCAAAGTTGTAATATTTTGGGAGAAATCTCGCAACCCATCAGCGGGAATGAAGACTTGGCTGGTGAGATCGAGACATGTGAGTTTCAAAGGAAGACGAGATATTTGATGAAGAAATGCATTGCGATCACCACGGAAGGCATTGGAATTACGGTGGAAGCCACGCTTGAGGGCGAGGGATGTGATATTGGGAAATCTTTGAAATAGAAGATGGATGAAAGGGAGTGTTTTTGAGCCGATAACGACAAAGAATCGAAGACGGTTGgtgatggagagaaactgcttgGAAACAAGGGAGAGATACTTGAAATAGCTGTTGTCTTTGTCGTCTTCATGGTTGTTGAGAAATTTGAAGACACATTCCCAACACTCATCAGGTAAATATAAATATGCTTCTGCCGCCATTACGTTACTACTGCCGATGACGACAATATGGCAGTCTCACAATTAGTGATGGTGACAGATTTTAGGGTTAGGTTAGACAGATTGAAAACGTGAAACCAATATAAATATTCTAACGGTTTTGGactatttttaaatcaatttttttagggtagattattttcaatcaatattttaaataacACATTATTCTAatgattttagaattttttttctttaatatccTACTTTTCCCTAAAAAAATCTAATTACTCACTTTTTGTTCCAAACTATCCAGAGTGCATACGATATTTAAACGGAAGACTAAACTTTACATCTATATACACAAAACACCAAAACAGAAAAACCAAAAGTCCAATATTTACTTATAACTAACATTATATAAACCCATCAAATATTCCCATAATAGTATTCGGCGGCACCGAAGGAAAGAGGAAAAGAAACGATCTGAAATCAAAATCAACGATGGCTATGGctgcttcttcttcatcttcatccataCACGTTAGAAGCAAAAAAGTAGCTATGCTTTCAACCAATGTTTATTTACCAGATGAATGTTGGgaatgtatcttcaaattccttATCAACCACGACACCGACGACACCCGCCGTCGCTACTTTCATCTCAAGTCTCTTTCCCTTGTCTCCAAACAGTTACTCTCCGTCACAAATCGTCTTCGATCATCTCTCACTGTCTATAATCCAACTTGCCAATTGTTCCATAGATTCTCCAACATCTCCTCCCTCAACCTATCCTCCTACTACGACGGTGATCTCGACGATCTTCTCGTCCAAATCTCTTGTTTTCCATTGAATATCACATCACTCAATATCTCAAACCAAATCAAGATTCCAGCAAAGGGATTGAGAGCTTTCTCCAAAAACAATACAACTTTGACATCTCTCATATGTTCCCATATTGCTACTTTCTATGATACTGACACGTTATTCATTGCTGAATGCTTCCCTCTCCTCGAAGAACTTGACCTCAGTAGCCCTACAAATTTCAGATTTTACAAAACCGCCTTCTTCTCTGCACAGGCTCTTTCATTCGCACTGCCCAAACTCTGCAAAGTTGACCTGTCTAATAATGACTATATCTCCAATGAATTACTTTTCCACTTGTTCAAGAACTGTAAGCTTCTCGAACAAGTAAGCATCATTAATTGTTCGCTCATAACCCTGTCTGGCATGGCAGCTGCTCTACGCGAGAGGCCAACATTGAGGTCTTTATCTTTTACCGGGCCCTTTTCAGATCCTCTTACTTCACCTTTCGTTGACTCATTGGTGAGTTTGAAGGATTTGACTTGTCTAAAATTGTTCTCTTTTATCATCTCAAATGAGTTTCTCTCCTCTATTGCAATGGAGGGTCTTCCTTTGACAAGGCTTGATCTCCCTAATTGTTGGAAATATAGTTATACCGGAATATTCTCTTTGCTATCCAAGTGTCCatgtatacaacatttgaatctTCAAAGAGCATATTTTCTGAATAATCAACATGTTGCCGAGTTGTCTTTATTTCTTGGTGATTTGATGTCTATAGACCTTAGTGAGTGTAAAAGACTCACAGAATCAGCCTTGTTTGCACTCGTTAGTAACTGTCCTTCACTTATAGAGATCAAAATGCAATGGACATCAATTGGAAAAGAGATTGTAAGGAATTCTAATTCTTCCATGGATTGTATTGTAAACTCTCAATTAAAGTCTCTCTATTTGGCTCATTGTCAAGAATTAACAGATGAAACCATCATAAGGTTATCGTCCATTTTGTCCAATTTGCAGCTGCTTGATTTGAATTCTTGCCGACTTATATCTGATGAAAGTATTTGTCAAGTTTTAAGGAGATTTTGTAACATTAGACATTTGAACTTAGCCAATTGTTCAAGAGTGAAGCTACTTGTTGGAATGAACTTTGAACTTCTTAAATTGGAGGTGTTGAATTTGTCATATACAGCCGTTCACGATGAAGCACTCTATGCAATCTCAAAGGGTTGTCGTGGGCTTTTGCAATTGAACCTTAAAAATTGTCTTTATGTCACATGTAAAGGAGTGAAATACGTGGTTGAAAACTGCACACAATTAAGAGAGATCAATTTGCAGAATTGTGATAAAGTGCATGGTAATGTTTCCTCAATGTTATTGTCAAGCCCGTCTTTAAGAAAGATAATTGCTCCACCTCATATTCATTTCACTAGAAAAACTATGAAACTCTTCTCGCACCATCGTGTTTGCTAGCAATCTAAAAGTACTCTATTGAAGTTTGGTCTCTTTaatgtaaattttattttatttttttcaatatgagagtttactttgttttaaatgtCAGCTTGCAACTGAGTATTTAGtatttactcttttttttttccataagCAATTTCTTGCAACTGAGTATTTAGtatttactcttttttttttccataagCAATTTCTTGCAACTGAGTATTTAGTATTTACTCATTAGTGTGCATATGATGTTTTTGTTTTCTGTTCGGTAATATTGCTTAATAATAGAATATTACTTTTGTCTATTAATCCATAAGTGTGTTCTTCTACATGATGAATTAGATCCATGAAATCATAGTTaactttcaaaattttaatatataattattagacAAACTATTCTTTATGCTATAACTATAGAAAGCATAAATTTCTGCTACATAATTGATTGACATTTGTATTATATCATCTAGGCATTCTAGCTTATTCACTTGATAACTAAACTATCATAGCTAAAAATTGTAGTCTTTCGTTTATGATGATATAATTGATATAGTCTTACAGCTTCTTGATTTACCTAAATCACATTTCTTGTGTTTGTTCGTAGCAATTGAAATTAACCAATGCAGTGACTGCATTATTGCTATGTATGCTTCACTCTGTTCAATGCCGGCAATTGAAATTAACCAATGCAGTGACTGCATTATTGCTATGTATGCTTCACTCTGTTCAAATACTCGTCATCGCAGTTGAGAAGTTTGAAGATAAGTTTCCAACACTCATCAAGTACATACAAATCAGTTTGAGAAAACGATTCTTGAGAAACTTTTACacaatttctcttcatttttataATGCAGAATTCGGTGTTTAATTCTGATTAGAGATTCAGGGTTTAGTTTTAGGGTTTATGTAATTGACCATTGATTAGTTTAATCGCTAGCCTAATTTTATGGATAGATTTAACAACAATAAaagtaataatattaatttttaaaaatatcacgttacgaaaaacactacgaaaaccaTTATTGTCATCACCTATTTGATTTTTGTTACATAACATCATTTTGTCATATCATTAATCGTTTTGATAAGGCACTGTAATGCATTGAGACATTACATGATTGGATTGGTTTATTATGCAGATAAATAGTTGAGCCATTACATTTATTAATCACTCTAATTCTAACAGTAACATTTTTTCTTCTTGTTAGATCTATGATTTCACATATGAATTGATTAACTATTTTCAATATCAGGAAATATGCTATTGTATATTTGAAACAACGAATGTAGAAATCAAAATGACCATTGCCCTCCAAGACCATGTAATTAGGGAAAATATTGAATGCTGTTTTTCTGGCAATTCATTGAATATTCGAGTAAATTATCTGCATCTATTGGATTGCTGTTTTATCTAGTTTGAAACATTGTTTGCGTCTGAAGTTATTGGCAATGCAAACAAATTTCATGCAGCTGCGGAAAGTTAAaacattaaaatcaacaagtaacTGTTTTGCTTAGGTAACTTTTGCTACTGCAGTAGCCTAACAAATGAAGAGTAAGAATAGGTTTAGTAAGTATCATGCTGCAAGCTCAACATGACTAAGTAAACATGGCATTGGCTAACTGAATTTTATAATCCGTTGGTATCAATGAATTATATGTGTAATCTTGAAAATACTTCTTATTGTAGCAATTGAAATCGACCAATGTATTGATCTCATAATTGCTATATATGCCTCATTATGAAATAAAACAAATTGGTTCAATTGATGTCCATACCAGTTCAGTCCGGTTCAATATATATAGAAGTAGCTCAGTTAAGTCTAGGAAATATAAATTAAATCGGTTTGAATTGGTGTCTAGAACCGGTCACCGGTTTAAAGTACCAATAATAAT contains:
- the LOC131601852 gene encoding uncharacterized protein LOC131601852 gives rise to the protein MAAEAYLYLPDECWECVFKFLNNHEDDKDNSYFKYLSLVSKQFLSITNRLRFFVVIGSKTLPFIHLLFQRFPNITSLALKRGFHRNSNAFRGDRNAFLHQISRLPLKLTCLDLTSQVFIPADGLRLLIADCFPSLEEVDIGRIAIFHDQNRFIDGIKTLSLALSKLRKINLSTHSYMTDECLFHLFNNCKFLEEVIIFDCFNITNVGIVYALCERPKFKSLHFTNRTDNCSNLLDILRNCPSLILKRCCKIRHLNLAHCSKVKLLGMNFEAPKLEVLNLSHTNVNNAELLVISKSCPRLLQLTLENCIYVSNTGVKHVAENCIQLREINLKHCQKVHPKVVDSLIFSRPTLRKIIVPPRYRFNDGNRELLSHGCLLC
- the LOC131601853 gene encoding uncharacterized protein LOC131601853 yields the protein MLSTNVYLPDECWECIFKFLINHDTDDTRRRYFHLKSLSLVSKQLLSVTNRLRSSLTVYNPTCQLFHRFSNISSLNLSSYYDGDLDDLLVQISCFPLNITSLNISNQIKIPAKGLRAFSKNNTTLTSLICSHIATFYDTDTLFIAECFPLLEELDLSSPTNFRFYKTAFFSAQALSFALPKLCKVDLSNNDYISNELLFHLFKNSALRERPTLRSLSFTGPFSDPLTSPFVDSLVSLKDLTCLKLFSFIISNEFLSSIAMEGLPLTRLDLPNCWKYSYTGIFSLLSKCPCIQHLNLQRAYFLNNQHVAELSLFLGDLMSIDLSECKRLTESALFALVSNCPSLIEIKMQWTSIGKEIVRNSNSSMDCIVNSQLKSLYLAHCQELTDETIIRLSSILSNLQLLDLNSCRLISDESICQVLRRFCNIRHLNLANCSRVKLLVGMNFELLKLEVLNLSYTAVHDEALYAISKGCRGLLQLNLKNCLYVTCKGVKYVVENCTQLREINLQNCDKVHGNVSSMLLSSPSLRKIIAPPHIHFTRKTMKLFSHHRVC